The stretch of DNA CGACGGAGCGGTGCAGCATGAGGCCGAGGGCGTACAGCGTCTTCTCGTTATCGGTCTTGGGTGCGTCCGCGGCGAAGGACGGAACGGCGAGCAGGAGGAGAAGAACCGCCGATGCTGTTCGCATGCATTTCCCCTTTGAGTCGGGATGGAAAAAGTTAACGTTAGATCATAATACCGATCCTCATCGAACCGCAACATTTCGAATTATTTCGATGATCCGTTCCTGTTCCCCGCGGGAGAGGGCCGTTCCGGACGGCAGGCAGATTCCCGATTCGAATATTTCCGCCGATACCCGGCCTCCGCGGAAGCGGCATCCCGAAAACGCCGGCTGAAGGTGCATCGGCTTCCATACCGGCCGGGACTCGATATCCGAGCGCTCCAGCCGGAGCCGGATGTCCTCCCGCGAGGCGCCGAACGCCTCCGGGTCGACGGTCATGCAGGTCAGCCAACGGGTGGACCGCCCCCCCTCGATTTCCGGCATGAAGGCGAGTCCGGGAAGGTCTCCGAGGAGCGCGGCGTAATGCCCGAAAATCTCCCTTCGCCTCGCGACCCGCTTTTCGAGGGATGCAAGCTGCCCACGGCCGACCGCGGCCAGCAGGTTGCTCATCCGGTAGTTGTAGCCGATCGTGCTGTGCTGGTAGTGCGGCGCCGCGTCGCGGGCCTGGGTCGCCAGGAAACGCGCCCTCTCCACGAGCCGCCCGTCGTCGGATGCCAGCATCCCTCCGCCGCCCGTCGTGATGATCTTGTTCCCGTTGAAGGAGAAGACCGCAATCGCCCCGAAAGAGCCCGCGGGCTTTCCCTTGTACGTCGCGCCGAGCGCCTCCGCGGCGTC from Thermodesulfobacteriota bacterium encodes:
- a CDS encoding aminotransferase class I/II-fold pyridoxal phosphate-dependent enzyme, which codes for MSRIYLSPPHMEGPERELLLDAYDSNWIAPLGPHVDAFEREFCGKVGVSHAAALSSGTAGLHLALLLLGVGPGDEVLVSSFTFAATANAVAYTGGAPVFIDSDRETWNMDPALLEEELAACAAKGKLPKAVLAVDLYGQCADYGRILEICGKYDVPVVEDAAEALGATYKGKPAGSFGAIAVFSFNGNKIITTGGGGMLASDDGRLVERARFLATQARDAAPHYQHSTIGYNYRMSNLLAAVGRGQLASLEKRVARRREIFGHYAALLGDLPGLAFMPEIEGGRSTRWLTCMTVDPEAFGASREDIRLRLERSDIESRPVWKPMHLQPAFSGCRFRGGRVSAEIFESGICLPSGTALSRGEQERIIEIIRNVAVR